The following are encoded together in the Planctomycetota bacterium genome:
- a CDS encoding HU family DNA-binding protein: MAKAVKKVAKKAPAKKAPSPNKPMTKTEVYAYLADKVGITKQQARAFFDEQAELAYTQAKKNDKGFTVPGIGKLVVVKRGPRTFRNPQTGQPVKKPASKALKFRIAKPAKDAVLPAGK; encoded by the coding sequence ATGGCCAAGGCCGTAAAGAAAGTCGCCAAGAAGGCGCCCGCCAAGAAGGCACCCAGTCCCAACAAGCCCATGACCAAGACGGAGGTCTACGCGTACCTCGCAGACAAGGTCGGCATCACCAAGCAGCAGGCCCGCGCGTTCTTCGACGAGCAGGCCGAACTTGCTTACACCCAGGCCAAGAAGAACGACAAGGGCTTCACGGTGCCAGGCATCGGCAAGCTGGTCGTCGTCAAGCGTGGGCCGCGCACGTTCCGCAACCCGCAGACCGGCCAGCCGGTCAAGAAGCCCGCCAGCAAGGCGCTTAAGTTCCGCATCGCCAAGCCTGCCAAGGACGCCGTCCTTCCCGCCGGCAAGTGA
- a CDS encoding PKD domain-containing protein, which translates to MSRQTLNAGSFPQEAFAETHLAALAQIAAKAVVKNPRRRFTDRLADNSLSPLEARRLMAADAGSVAIDDGVLDLAAADNGDYGLAVELDADGSHLRGVIVGTDGTRTAGDWVDVDSVRQIRVAGSSGTDHVRIDGRLAGSVDVVQVSPDVEAVEVYHVDTRSSKSGAARLARQIGGSHAGLDVSIERGRVGDSSIEVQDRTLPSIQQVRVETAEGVSITLANGSVLSADHLAEQVGLVTDVLLDGGFTGSVHYKLVGPDGTWEHTENYEPYAVFGDEVGVLNAWSHAPGEYRLETTAFTGKNGTGRSAPVDALTFTVSSDVTSTETTPPAEPPTVTPPVVTPPTAPVVPPTPPVVPPPAPVVPPASNPTSPDVRNDVDGPTVALSLISDTIQAGLSVHGDGFGTTFKSGQYNDATFEWDFGDAGSAHNSYRGFVAGHVYDTPGTYTVTLTVTDDQGRVGTATRDVRVVASTRTLIHVDVHGNDSNDGSSPSSAVRTAERANELLASYGDDVEILFRRGQSHKFYSEINVQNANIVISAYGTGSKPDLEWHGPHDWTRSVIVISRSAEQVTVRGLSFDNANVHHTGKQIANAIRGGGQEIAVLDNSFYDVSNAILNNAQPTGMLVQGNTAPSDTGIRAYFVWGEGEQLSVVGNTVGNSTREHIVRVANGIKGVTVAGNDFDNIDRTDVDRYDTPKGTVVMQHGSFAYVSDNTIRGASGVGPLGDADGLKSPSDRFEFAVFEFNDYVDDSFFHVEHGAEHIDFRYNRMSAVDGTTSVRVEGYSSAYDRTVVDLTVHGNVATNFGTQGRFIWSDWGVEGIELTDNVLVAPNFNVGNYQTFALYHGSGNLNEYTLIDGNTWPEPTEGGWAQGGMMYVGTTGDRSEYRDADEWNNLHGVGTDTFADVNADTAWLALLAEHGLTDWAN; encoded by the coding sequence ATGTCACGCCAGACCCTTAACGCCGGGAGCTTCCCGCAGGAAGCCTTTGCCGAAACACATCTCGCCGCCCTCGCCCAAATCGCGGCGAAGGCGGTCGTGAAGAATCCACGTCGCCGGTTCACCGATCGGCTCGCCGACAACAGCCTTTCGCCGCTGGAGGCTCGCCGCCTCATGGCCGCAGATGCCGGCAGCGTCGCGATCGATGACGGCGTCCTCGACCTCGCCGCCGCCGACAACGGCGACTACGGCCTCGCGGTCGAGCTTGACGCCGACGGCAGCCACCTTCGCGGCGTCATCGTCGGCACCGACGGCACGCGTACCGCCGGCGATTGGGTCGATGTTGATTCCGTCCGGCAGATCCGTGTTGCAGGGTCCAGTGGCACCGACCACGTCCGAATCGATGGCCGGCTCGCCGGGTCGGTCGACGTCGTTCAGGTGAGCCCGGACGTCGAGGCCGTCGAGGTCTACCACGTCGACACGCGCTCCTCCAAGTCGGGTGCCGCACGTCTGGCCCGCCAGATCGGCGGCTCGCACGCCGGGCTGGACGTCTCGATCGAGCGCGGCCGCGTCGGCGACTCGTCGATCGAAGTCCAGGACCGCACGCTCCCGAGCATCCAGCAGGTCCGCGTCGAGACGGCAGAGGGCGTCAGCATCACGCTGGCCAACGGGTCCGTCCTCTCGGCCGACCACCTGGCAGAACAGGTTGGCCTGGTGACCGACGTGCTTCTCGACGGCGGCTTCACCGGCAGCGTCCACTACAAGCTCGTCGGACCCGACGGCACGTGGGAGCATACCGAGAACTACGAGCCCTACGCCGTCTTCGGCGACGAAGTGGGCGTCCTGAACGCATGGTCGCACGCCCCGGGCGAGTACCGCCTGGAGACGACGGCCTTCACCGGCAAGAACGGCACCGGTCGATCGGCTCCGGTCGACGCCTTGACCTTCACGGTGTCGAGCGACGTGACCTCGACCGAGACGACCCCGCCTGCCGAGCCGCCCACGGTCACGCCGCCCGTCGTGACGCCGCCCACAGCGCCGGTGGTTCCGCCGACGCCGCCCGTGGTTCCGCCTCCGGCCCCGGTGGTTCCGCCGGCGAGCAACCCGACGTCGCCCGATGTCCGCAACGACGTCGACGGCCCGACGGTCGCCCTGTCGCTCATCAGCGACACCATCCAGGCCGGACTGAGCGTCCACGGCGATGGCTTTGGCACGACGTTCAAGAGTGGCCAGTACAACGACGCCACCTTCGAATGGGACTTCGGCGACGCCGGCTCGGCCCACAACAGCTACCGCGGCTTTGTCGCCGGTCACGTCTACGACACGCCCGGCACCTACACCGTCACCCTCACCGTCACGGACGATCAGGGCCGCGTCGGCACGGCAACCCGCGACGTGCGCGTCGTGGCCTCCACGCGGACGCTGATTCACGTCGACGTCCACGGCAACGACAGCAACGACGGCTCCAGCCCGTCGTCGGCCGTCCGCACGGCAGAGCGTGCCAACGAGCTGCTGGCCAGCTACGGCGACGACGTCGAGATCCTGTTCCGCCGCGGGCAGAGCCACAAGTTCTACAGCGAGATCAACGTCCAGAACGCCAACATCGTCATCAGTGCCTATGGCACAGGCTCCAAGCCGGACCTCGAGTGGCACGGGCCGCACGACTGGACCCGGAGCGTCATCGTGATCAGCCGGTCAGCCGAGCAGGTCACGGTCCGCGGGCTCAGCTTCGACAACGCCAACGTCCATCACACCGGCAAGCAGATCGCCAACGCCATCCGTGGCGGCGGGCAGGAGATCGCTGTCCTGGACAACAGCTTCTACGACGTGTCGAACGCCATCCTCAACAACGCCCAGCCGACCGGCATGCTGGTCCAGGGCAATACGGCCCCGTCCGACACCGGCATTCGTGCCTACTTCGTCTGGGGCGAGGGTGAGCAGCTCAGCGTCGTCGGCAACACCGTCGGCAACTCGACCCGCGAGCACATCGTCCGCGTCGCCAACGGCATCAAGGGCGTCACCGTCGCCGGCAACGACTTCGACAACATCGATCGCACCGACGTCGACCGCTACGACACGCCCAAGGGCACCGTCGTCATGCAACACGGCAGCTTCGCCTACGTCAGCGACAACACCATCCGCGGTGCCAGCGGCGTCGGCCCGCTCGGCGATGCGGACGGTCTCAAGAGCCCGAGCGACCGCTTCGAGTTCGCTGTCTTCGAGTTCAACGACTACGTCGACGACTCGTTCTTCCACGTCGAACACGGTGCCGAGCACATCGACTTCCGCTACAACCGCATGAGCGCCGTCGATGGCACGACCTCGGTCCGAGTCGAGGGTTACAGCAGCGCTTACGACCGCACCGTCGTCGACCTGACCGTGCACGGCAACGTCGCCACCAACTTCGGCACTCAGGGCCGCTTCATCTGGAGCGACTGGGGCGTCGAGGGCATCGAACTGACCGACAACGTCCTGGTCGCGCCGAACTTCAACGTCGGCAACTACCAGACGTTCGCCCTCTACCACGGCTCGGGCAACCTGAACGAGTACACCCTCATCGACGGCAACACGTGGCCCGAACCCACCGAAGGCGGCTGGGCGCAGGGCGGCATGATGTACGTCGGCACCACGGGCGATCGCAGCGAATACCGCGACGCCGACGAGTGGAACAACCTGCACGGCGTCGGGACCGACACCTTCGCCGACGTCAATGCCGACACCGCATGGCTGGCCCTGCTGGCCGAGCACGGACTGACCGACTGGGCCAACTAG
- a CDS encoding glycosyltransferase family 4 protein: MLVIAEACNPEWVSVPLVGWSHYAALREVADVHLVTQVRNCEALTRAGLVEGDDFTAIDSEKIVKPIWNVADTVAGKGKGWTIRQAAMAAAYPYFERLLWKTFGPKLRAGAFDLVHQITPLSPTNSPKTASRCAKIGVPFVWGPLNGGAPWPKEFQAEQRQEREYLASVRGAFKLLPGYASARRSASAIVCGSRHTLSEMPDDCRDRCVYLPENGIDPSRFTARRTRTAGDGPLRLVSIGRLVPYKGHDMAIQAAEPLLRDGRATLTIYGEGPMRPELEKLADGLPNVSMPGWVKHHEVPDVLADADLLIFPSIREFGGGVALEAMAVGLPVACVDYAGPPELVTDDVGWLVPMGNRAAIVRDFQSLMTILADDPSPIEAKGKAAKARVDRLFTWQAKAKQTLSIYDAVLAGRALPDFGMPLS, translated from the coding sequence GTGCTGGTCATTGCTGAAGCGTGCAACCCGGAGTGGGTGAGCGTTCCGCTGGTCGGATGGTCCCATTACGCCGCCCTGCGCGAGGTTGCCGACGTCCACTTGGTCACGCAGGTCCGGAATTGTGAGGCCCTGACTCGCGCAGGACTCGTCGAGGGCGACGACTTCACGGCGATCGATTCGGAGAAGATCGTCAAACCGATCTGGAACGTCGCCGACACCGTCGCCGGCAAAGGCAAAGGCTGGACCATTCGCCAGGCCGCCATGGCTGCGGCGTATCCGTACTTCGAGCGACTCCTGTGGAAGACCTTCGGCCCGAAGCTGCGCGCCGGAGCCTTCGACCTCGTCCACCAGATCACGCCGCTTTCACCAACGAATAGCCCGAAGACTGCCAGTCGCTGCGCGAAGATCGGCGTGCCGTTCGTCTGGGGCCCGCTCAACGGTGGCGCACCATGGCCCAAAGAGTTTCAGGCCGAACAGCGACAGGAACGCGAGTATCTCGCCAGTGTCCGAGGTGCCTTCAAGCTGCTGCCGGGCTACGCGTCGGCCCGTCGATCCGCGTCGGCGATCGTCTGTGGCAGCCGGCACACGCTGTCGGAGATGCCGGACGACTGCCGCGATCGCTGCGTCTACCTGCCTGAGAACGGGATCGATCCGAGTCGTTTCACGGCTCGGCGAACCCGAACCGCTGGCGACGGCCCGCTGCGACTGGTCAGCATCGGCAGGCTCGTGCCGTACAAGGGCCACGACATGGCAATCCAGGCGGCCGAGCCGCTCTTGCGCGACGGCCGGGCGACGCTGACGATCTACGGCGAAGGCCCGATGCGGCCGGAGCTGGAGAAGCTGGCCGACGGCTTGCCGAACGTCTCGATGCCGGGCTGGGTGAAGCACCACGAAGTTCCCGACGTGCTGGCGGACGCAGACCTGCTGATCTTCCCCAGCATCCGCGAATTCGGCGGCGGTGTGGCGCTGGAGGCGATGGCCGTCGGGCTTCCGGTCGCGTGCGTCGACTATGCCGGCCCGCCGGAGCTGGTGACGGACGACGTCGGCTGGCTCGTCCCGATGGGCAACCGGGCAGCCATCGTCCGCGACTTCCAGTCTCTCATGACGATCCTCGCCGACGACCCGTCGCCGATCGAGGCCAAGGGCAAAGCCGCCAAAGCTCGCGTCGATCGCCTCTTCACCTGGCAGGCCAAGGCGAAGCAGACCCTGTCAATCTACGACGCCGTGCTCGCCGGACGAGCGCTTCCGGACTTCGGAATGCCGCTGAGCTGA
- a CDS encoding ABC transporter permease, whose product MSPTHVDLRALQEDEVDRIERSDDRQTRLDERMSPRTAADHDTREVLVIEPKRSGGLAAAFDRSFLREVSRQRELLYFLIWRDIKVRYKMAALGLAWALMVPLVSTIIFGVIGTKLGFGNGQPAPWIVVLAAGMTPWLFIQKCVSDGGQSLVHNQQLLSKIYMPRVFIPSASCGTAMVDMLTAFLITSGFAVIFTITGSWTPTWNLLAIPLLVPLTFVAGVGTAILLSGITVLYRDVRFLIPFFTQFGLWLSAVVFPLELVLPENYLWIAAINPYAGIVSAWRSAIIGTEWQPLLVASSCILSPIILLVGVAYFRHVERRFADIA is encoded by the coding sequence GTGTCGCCGACTCACGTCGATCTTCGTGCGCTCCAAGAGGACGAGGTCGATCGCATCGAGCGATCCGACGACCGCCAGACGCGGCTGGACGAACGAATGAGCCCCCGCACCGCCGCCGATCACGACACGCGCGAGGTGCTCGTCATCGAGCCCAAAAGGTCGGGCGGGCTGGCTGCGGCGTTTGATCGATCGTTCCTCCGAGAGGTGTCTCGCCAGCGCGAGCTGCTCTACTTCCTCATCTGGCGCGACATCAAGGTCCGCTACAAGATGGCCGCCCTGGGCCTCGCCTGGGCGCTGATGGTCCCGCTGGTCAGCACGATTATCTTCGGCGTCATCGGCACCAAACTCGGCTTCGGAAACGGCCAGCCCGCGCCGTGGATCGTGGTCCTCGCCGCCGGCATGACGCCGTGGCTCTTCATTCAGAAGTGCGTCAGTGACGGCGGGCAATCGCTGGTGCACAACCAGCAGCTGCTCAGCAAGATCTACATGCCGCGTGTCTTCATCCCGTCCGCCTCGTGCGGGACGGCGATGGTCGACATGCTTACGGCCTTCCTGATCACCAGCGGCTTTGCCGTCATCTTCACAATCACCGGCAGCTGGACGCCGACGTGGAATCTCTTGGCGATCCCGCTGCTGGTCCCTCTGACCTTCGTCGCCGGCGTCGGGACGGCCATCCTGCTCAGCGGCATCACCGTCCTCTACCGCGACGTGCGGTTCCTGATTCCGTTCTTCACGCAATTCGGCCTGTGGCTGAGTGCCGTCGTCTTCCCGCTGGAACTGGTTCTGCCCGAAAACTACCTCTGGATCGCAGCGATCAACCCGTACGCCGGCATCGTCAGTGCCTGGCGCAGCGCCATCATCGGCACCGAATGGCAGCCGCTCCTCGTCGCCAGCAGCTGCATCCTGAGCCCCATCATCCTCCTCGTCGGCGTTGCCTATTTCCGACACGTGGAGCGACGCTTTGCGGACATCGCGTGA